One genomic window of Moorella glycerini includes the following:
- a CDS encoding phage tail protein, whose product MGFGEELWKLTPPFLKRAARKEDSDTWVWLSTLSAVFDRAREKVFLVRRQALVPTASGPALDWHGRDWKMPRFPGETDEAYRERLKNAPEFYLRSGTKRGLRAVLEALGYPDAEIYPLYKEKYKFRFLDESWGLGDGLTLEPVVPDARLDYLGKWSQLAIKLNIGDQPFTSDQHDILMKHLDMVRPPEGRIYAVMFSVVAETKILYHVLGKLTATLEAMTSTEETVLDRKRVLDGSWQLGSRQRSLIHATIETETKPLQEKPVYHTLAEGMWYLDGGGPRYQLDGRWTLSAPITLGDTIIRLDGQHTLVEGLKLDASWVLDQYAELRHKCSITEWKDGQLTERRWLQ is encoded by the coding sequence ATGGGTTTCGGTGAAGAGCTTTGGAAACTTACGCCCCCTTTCTTGAAGCGGGCGGCCCGTAAAGAAGACAGCGACACCTGGGTCTGGCTTAGTACACTGAGTGCTGTTTTTGACCGGGCGCGGGAAAAAGTGTTCCTGGTGCGCAGGCAGGCCCTGGTCCCCACGGCCAGCGGGCCTGCCCTGGACTGGCACGGGCGGGACTGGAAAATGCCCCGCTTTCCGGGAGAAACGGACGAGGCATACCGGGAACGGCTCAAGAATGCGCCGGAATTTTACCTGCGGTCCGGCACGAAACGTGGTCTCCGGGCCGTGCTGGAGGCCCTGGGGTATCCAGATGCTGAAATTTACCCGTTGTACAAAGAGAAATACAAGTTCCGCTTCCTGGATGAAAGCTGGGGATTGGGCGACGGCTTAACTTTGGAACCGGTGGTGCCAGACGCCAGGCTTGACTACCTGGGCAAGTGGTCCCAGTTGGCAATTAAACTCAATATTGGAGACCAGCCCTTTACATCCGACCAGCATGACATTTTGATGAAGCACCTGGATATGGTCAGGCCGCCCGAAGGCAGGATCTACGCCGTGATGTTCAGCGTGGTAGCAGAGACCAAGATACTGTACCATGTCTTAGGCAAGCTGACGGCCACTCTGGAGGCCATGACCTCAACCGAAGAGACCGTCCTGGATCGGAAAAGGGTACTTGACGGCAGCTGGCAGCTAGGAAGCAGGCAGAGGTCTTTAATACATGCGACCATTGAGACGGAAACCAAGCCGCTGCAAGAAAAGCCGGTCTATCATACCCTGGCTGAAGGGATGTGGTATCTGGACGGCGGCGGCCCGAGGTACCAGCTGGACGGGAGATGGACGCTTTCCGCTCCCATTACCCTGGGTGATACCATCATTCGCCTGGACGGCCAGCATACCCTGGTGGAAGGATTAAAGCTGGATGCCAGCTGGGTTTTGGACCAGTATGCCGAACTGCGCCACAAGTGTTCCATCACCGAGTGGAAAGACGGCCAGCTGACTGAAAGGAGGTGGCTGCAGTGA
- a CDS encoding phage tail protein, with protein sequence MNEVTTTQGKIDLARARAGEIPIPKITYIALGTGGHEPGDPTKPVPPSPDQLALENEILRKPVSIERTGNVNRYWIELGKDEANGQVITEEGLIDENGTLVAVKTFGGKTKEIDTTLVFDWYENF encoded by the coding sequence GTGAACGAAGTAACCACAACACAGGGTAAGATTGACCTGGCCAGGGCCAGGGCCGGGGAAATACCCATCCCCAAGATCACCTATATCGCCCTGGGCACCGGCGGGCACGAACCGGGAGACCCGACCAAGCCGGTACCCCCTTCTCCCGACCAGTTGGCCCTGGAAAATGAGATTTTACGGAAACCCGTGAGCATCGAGAGAACCGGCAATGTGAACCGCTACTGGATCGAACTTGGGAAGGACGAGGCCAATGGTCAGGTTATTACCGAAGAAGGGTTAATTGACGAGAATGGCACCCTGGTGGCCGTCAAAACCTTTGGCGGCAAAACAAAAGAAATCGATACTACGCTGGTCTTTGACTGGTACGAAAACTTTTAG
- the avd gene encoding diversity-generating retroelement protein Avd gives MTKKFELEEKCREMMEFAYMALRDIPRDYRYTLGADIRNSAMNLMQLIVRCRKRYYKKTTLEDMDIELETLRSFIRIAADTNVISKGEYGAWAEKLDEIGRLIGGWQRSVRNKQ, from the coding sequence ATGACTAAGAAGTTTGAGCTTGAAGAGAAATGCCGGGAGATGATGGAATTCGCTTATATGGCCCTTCGGGACATCCCGCGTGACTATCGCTATACATTAGGGGCAGACATCCGTAATTCGGCCATGAATTTGATGCAGTTAATAGTCCGCTGCAGAAAACGCTATTACAAGAAAACCACCTTAGAGGACATGGATATCGAATTAGAAACACTTCGTTCATTCATCCGCATAGCGGCAGACACTAATGTTATTTCCAAAGGAGAATATGGTGCTTGGGCTGAAAAGCTAGACGAAATCGGTCGCTTGATTGGTGGCTGGCAGCGATCCGTTAGAAATAAGCAATAA
- a CDS encoding reverse transcriptase domain-containing protein, which translates to MRTYDNLYPQIYDFGNLYEAYLKARRGHRYDPDVLVFSSNRESELIELQNELIWKTYQTGQYRRFYVHDPKTRLVAALPFRDRVLHHALCNVIEPLFERKYIYDSYACRIGKGTHAGADRVTEFLKKAARKWPKPYCLKADISKYFPSVRHSTLLGIIKRTIACEDTLWLIQEILSSWADTAEPDPRGLPIGNLTSQLFANVYLDQLDHFIKEELQVPYYVRYMDDFVIISGDKKELWRLKQEIEDFLDARLSLKLNDKTGIFPVSHGVDFLGYRIWKDHRLLRKRSTKRIKRALKHFQKLYSQGKIDFEKINTTVQSWLGHTKHANSFNFRKKLFDTFSFIRGRGDDHET; encoded by the coding sequence ATGAGGACTTACGATAATCTATACCCGCAAATTTACGACTTTGGAAACCTTTACGAGGCATATTTGAAGGCGCGGCGCGGGCATAGGTATGACCCGGACGTCCTCGTCTTCTCCAGCAACCGGGAGAGCGAACTGATCGAGTTGCAGAATGAGCTTATCTGGAAGACTTATCAGACGGGCCAATACCGCCGGTTTTATGTACATGACCCGAAAACCAGGCTAGTGGCCGCCCTCCCTTTTCGGGACCGCGTGCTGCACCACGCTCTGTGTAATGTTATTGAGCCGCTTTTTGAGCGGAAATATATCTATGACAGCTATGCCTGCCGGATAGGCAAGGGAACTCACGCCGGTGCAGACCGGGTAACGGAATTTCTCAAAAAAGCTGCAAGAAAATGGCCCAAACCCTACTGCTTGAAAGCCGACATCAGCAAATACTTTCCGTCAGTGAGGCACAGCACCCTCCTGGGGATAATCAAAAGGACTATTGCTTGCGAAGATACTTTATGGCTTATCCAGGAAATCCTATCAAGCTGGGCGGATACAGCCGAACCGGATCCACGAGGGCTGCCCATTGGAAACCTAACCTCCCAGTTATTTGCAAATGTTTATTTGGATCAGTTGGATCACTTCATAAAAGAAGAGCTGCAAGTACCTTATTATGTTCGGTATATGGATGATTTCGTCATAATTTCTGGCGACAAGAAGGAACTGTGGCGGTTGAAGCAGGAGATAGAAGATTTTCTTGACGCCAGGCTTAGTTTAAAACTAAATGACAAAACTGGCATATTTCCTGTATCCCACGGTGTGGACTTCCTGGGGTACCGGATCTGGAAAGACCATCGCCTGTTACGCAAGCGAAGTACTAAGAGGATTAAGCGTGCCTTAAAACACTTCCAGAAACTTTACAGCCAGGGCAAAATCGACTTCGAGAAGATCAACACCACTGTTCAAAGCTGGTTGGGACATACAAAGCACGCAAACAGTTTTAATTTCAGAAAGAAACTCTTTGACACTTTTTCGTTCATACGGGGAAGAGGTGATGATCATGAAACTTAA
- a CDS encoding N-acetylmuramoyl-L-alanine amidase: MKGMIVVSTQARGYELKEMLLTSGRGGRPGRKIQPKALVIHWTANTKAGADAVANRNYFEGHPQNKVSAHYIVDDHQVVQCLPEDEMGYHVGAYRYQPKALELLSSYPNNCTIGIEICVNEDCDFRRTYWNTVALAADILQRYGWGIDRLWRHYDITWKDCPRFFVNDETACAYGFTSAAEGWEQFKSDVKKEMQGKGTDRMFTDMRGHWAENDVEEAAKLGLVAGKGDGTFGPDDGMTRAQGTVVSLRVYKKLETKIIALEERIAKFEGRA; the protein is encoded by the coding sequence ATGAAAGGGATGATCGTGGTGTCAACTCAAGCCCGAGGATATGAATTGAAGGAAATGCTCCTTACTTCTGGACGCGGTGGTCGTCCAGGACGCAAAATTCAACCCAAGGCCCTGGTGATCCATTGGACAGCCAATACTAAAGCAGGAGCCGACGCGGTAGCCAACCGGAATTATTTTGAGGGGCACCCCCAAAATAAGGTTTCAGCCCACTATATTGTAGACGACCACCAAGTTGTTCAGTGCCTGCCCGAAGACGAAATGGGATATCATGTGGGGGCTTATCGATATCAGCCGAAAGCACTGGAGTTATTGTCCTCTTACCCCAATAACTGCACCATCGGTATCGAGATTTGTGTCAACGAAGATTGCGATTTCAGGCGGACATACTGGAACACGGTGGCCCTGGCGGCTGATATTCTTCAGCGCTATGGCTGGGGTATTGACCGGCTTTGGCGGCATTATGACATTACCTGGAAAGATTGTCCGAGATTCTTTGTAAATGACGAGACCGCATGTGCATACGGCTTTACATCGGCAGCGGAGGGTTGGGAACAATTCAAGTCTGATGTTAAAAAAGAAATGCAAGGAAAGGGGACGGATAGAATGTTCACTGACATGAGAGGGCATTGGGCCGAAAATGATGTCGAGGAAGCTGCGAAATTGGGCCTGGTGGCCGGGAAGGGGGACGGAACTTTTGGTCCTGACGATGGAATGACCAGGGCGCAAGGAACGGTGGTGAGCCTACGGGTTTACAAGAAGCTAGAGACTAAAATCATAGCGCTTGAAGAGCGCATCGCTAAATTTGAAGGGAGGGCTTAG
- a CDS encoding phage holin, whose amino-acid sequence MHDLLMQVLYDVLVLLATVAAGYAVAWLRKNLGVEGMRKVEVELAAKQELASLAVRFVEQAYRNLHGEDKYQKAAEWLAARAGELGMTMTADEIKGLIEAALRAFKDRFGEQWAAETTGS is encoded by the coding sequence ATGCACGATTTATTAATGCAGGTGCTTTATGATGTTCTGGTACTTCTGGCCACAGTCGCAGCTGGCTATGCCGTGGCCTGGTTACGGAAAAACCTTGGCGTTGAAGGAATGCGAAAGGTGGAAGTTGAACTGGCTGCCAAACAGGAGTTGGCCTCGTTGGCGGTCCGCTTTGTAGAGCAGGCTTATCGTAATTTACATGGAGAGGATAAATACCAGAAAGCAGCAGAATGGCTGGCGGCGCGGGCTGGTGAACTAGGCATGACAATGACGGCAGATGAAATCAAGGGACTTATTGAGGCTGCGTTAAGGGCATTCAAGGATAGATTTGGTGAGCAGTGGGCGGCAGAGACGACTGGCAGTTAA
- a CDS encoding AbrB/MazE/SpoVT family DNA-binding domain-containing protein, with the protein MNMAKHYEIVKVKARGEMVLPAPGKLLGIKEGDQLAVYVDGEEIILRKLTPFKKASSNDAIFKLIGMGEGPSDLAEHHDFYLASDDKEI; encoded by the coding sequence ATGAATATGGCTAAACATTATGAAATAGTTAAAGTTAAAGCGCGAGGAGAAATGGTCTTGCCAGCACCGGGAAAGTTATTGGGAATAAAAGAGGGCGATCAGTTAGCAGTATATGTCGATGGTGAAGAAATTATTCTCCGTAAATTGACACCCTTTAAAAAAGCTAGTTCTAACGACGCTATTTTTAAATTAATCGGTATGGGGGAAGGCCCATCTGACCTGGCCGAACACCATGATTTTTATCTTGCATCTGATGATAAGGAGATTTGA
- a CDS encoding TetR/AcrR family transcriptional regulator, with translation MNSKESTAVRQQQIIAAVLKIIASQGLTHLTTAAIAREVGLTEGAIFKHFATKEEILQAAVHSVGSNLSDTAAGVARSNLPPEKKLRSILNSHLALLETNPGMPRIIFSDELYTGYPGLKENIKKLVNNYTSWIETIFNEGMDKGIFRGEFDPKSLAYIFIGLIQGTIVRWRLNEEGLTLKEQVNNIYRAIMLLAGYQRNSTNNNLKL, from the coding sequence GTGAACTCTAAAGAAAGCACTGCTGTCCGGCAACAGCAAATAATAGCCGCCGTCTTAAAAATTATTGCCAGTCAAGGATTAACTCATCTTACAACAGCAGCCATCGCCCGGGAAGTAGGACTGACGGAAGGTGCCATTTTTAAACATTTTGCCACCAAGGAAGAAATCCTGCAGGCAGCCGTACATAGTGTAGGTAGTAACCTATCTGATACGGCCGCTGGAGTAGCCAGGAGCAACCTTCCCCCCGAAAAGAAACTGCGGTCAATTTTAAATTCACATTTGGCTTTACTAGAAACCAACCCCGGCATGCCCCGGATCATTTTTTCAGATGAACTGTACACCGGCTATCCCGGTCTAAAGGAGAACATCAAGAAATTGGTGAATAATTATACCTCCTGGATTGAAACGATATTTAACGAAGGCATGGATAAAGGTATTTTCCGGGGAGAATTCGATCCCAAAAGCCTGGCCTACATTTTTATCGGGCTCATTCAGGGGACCATTGTGCGCTGGCGCTTGAATGAAGAAGGGCTTACTCTCAAAGAACAGGTTAATAATATTTACCGGGCTATAATGCTGCTCGCCGGCTATCAAAGAAATTCAACAAATAACAACTTGAAGCTATAA
- a CDS encoding RNA polymerase sigma factor produces the protein MGKVEDLIARIQEGDTKAFEELLAAYEKKIYSLAFTLTGNHTDAEDLAQEIVIKVYIALANFVNDGRSFEAWLHRIGVNLWIDWWRRRKKIQLFSLDAAVTTEDGELSWEIAGSIDDPEEKVRKKELWETLWRAMGELPLNCRLALGLRVLNGYSYKEIAAITKSSETAVKSRINRGRESLKRKLAKEGILP, from the coding sequence ATGGGCAAAGTCGAAGATTTGATAGCCAGGATCCAAGAGGGCGATACGAAAGCCTTTGAAGAACTGCTGGCAGCCTATGAGAAGAAAATCTACAGTCTAGCCTTTACTCTCACCGGGAACCATACTGACGCTGAAGACCTGGCCCAGGAGATAGTAATAAAGGTGTACATAGCGCTGGCCAACTTTGTGAATGACGGTCGCAGTTTTGAGGCCTGGCTGCACAGGATAGGGGTCAACCTGTGGATTGACTGGTGGAGGCGCCGGAAGAAGATCCAGTTGTTCTCCCTGGATGCTGCAGTAACTACCGAGGATGGTGAACTAAGCTGGGAGATAGCCGGCAGTATTGACGACCCGGAGGAAAAGGTGAGGAAAAAAGAGCTTTGGGAGACATTGTGGCGTGCTATGGGTGAGCTTCCATTGAACTGCAGGTTGGCCCTGGGTTTAAGGGTGCTGAATGGTTATTCTTATAAAGAAATCGCCGCGATCACCAAAAGCTCAGAAACTGCAGTAAAATCGCGCATAAATCGCGGTAGAGAATCCTTGAAGCGGAAGCTGGCCAAGGAGGGCATTTTGCCATAA
- a CDS encoding efflux RND transporter permease subunit, whose amino-acid sequence MNWAAYTLKHRYTVFALVIAVIIFGVFAKNSLKIELFPETAPPLVNVVTAYPGVAAEDVARNVSKPLEEEFATLEGVKKISSTSQDGLSVVQVEFQYGRDVDVAAVDVQNAINRIKRNLPAGIQEPQVMKFSSSDKPVITYSVSSTRVPMTAVRTLLENDIKNEMQMVDGVAAVDIFGGYKHQINVFADRNRIEALQIPLDKVVAALGTQNIADPGGHIIQKEKEYLIRIVNEFNGAADIGRTIIENRNGNLIYLKDIARVEDGQAENRSEFRFEGKPALSLQVIKKKDANTVAVVDGVKEKVADLQQKYPFLDFVIASEDASFTCSVVDNMTGSIGTALLFTTLIIWFFIVSLKESLIVALSMPLSFLMTFSLMKVAGLDLNLITLSSLILAIGMVVDNAIVVVENITRHRVELGKDALRAAIDGTGEIFLGVLAGTTTTLIVMVPLLFIPGFVGRVFGPMGLTLILALGSSFIVAVTMIPLFTVLLQGLRFAWLEKFLGFLAWPFVRLMDATCEFYVSILRHALRLRLLTVGLAVFLLIIGIRILGLIGVEVLPKLDAGSFFITLETSPGTSLAGTSAIVRQVEEFLAVEPSVVTYHSSIGYEAGAHYLGDSGVQGVTRAYITVTLTSRKERTEDIWTIEERLRAKIARLPGVQTFVVKESGGTAIATTRAPIDVRITGKDPEVLNHLAEEIAAALQQVPGAVNIYRSWTLTTPEIDLKIDAKRAAELGLTPQMVSRQVFANIEGTRASSLKMPNQKDTDIQVRYAPENRDSLEELLNLRLTTPAGVQVPLKDLASISLTRGADVVTRENLNQTVDVLGFTYGRPFSHVIGDVERVLKNIKVPDGYEVTITGEQADLKESGADLRFALLLAVVAVYLLLVAQFRSFLHPLTIMISIPLIAIGVALALLYSNKPVSLPVMFGFILLAGTVVNNAILLVDYILRAREQGADRETAVIQSVKTRFRPIMMTALSDVAGMLPLALEWALGSERFSPLATTVIGGILAATLLTMVVVPVIYSLFDDLGILFVRKKQHPVPAVMSSITK is encoded by the coding sequence ATGAACTGGGCAGCCTATACACTTAAGCACCGGTACACTGTTTTTGCCCTGGTTATTGCTGTGATTATCTTTGGCGTTTTTGCTAAAAACTCACTAAAAATAGAGCTCTTTCCGGAAACAGCACCGCCGCTGGTTAATGTAGTTACCGCTTATCCAGGTGTTGCTGCTGAAGATGTTGCCAGAAATGTGAGTAAACCCCTGGAAGAAGAGTTCGCCACGCTGGAAGGAGTAAAAAAAATATCCTCCACCTCCCAGGATGGCCTTTCCGTAGTCCAGGTCGAATTTCAGTACGGCAGGGATGTTGATGTAGCGGCTGTTGATGTGCAAAATGCGATTAACCGTATCAAAAGAAATTTACCAGCCGGGATTCAGGAACCCCAGGTAATGAAGTTCAGTTCGTCGGATAAACCTGTTATTACCTACAGCGTCAGCAGTACCAGAGTCCCTATGACCGCCGTACGCACCCTGCTGGAGAATGATATTAAGAATGAAATGCAGATGGTGGACGGGGTGGCTGCCGTTGATATTTTTGGCGGTTACAAGCACCAGATCAATGTTTTTGCAGATCGCAACCGGATAGAGGCCTTACAGATACCCCTGGACAAAGTGGTTGCCGCTCTCGGTACCCAGAATATAGCTGATCCCGGCGGCCACATTATCCAAAAGGAGAAAGAATATCTAATCCGCATTGTCAATGAGTTTAACGGGGCTGCCGATATTGGCCGTACCATTATAGAAAACCGCAATGGCAACCTTATTTACCTGAAGGATATTGCCAGGGTGGAGGATGGCCAGGCCGAAAACCGCAGCGAGTTTCGCTTTGAAGGCAAGCCGGCTCTATCCCTCCAGGTTATCAAGAAAAAGGATGCCAATACTGTGGCCGTAGTAGACGGGGTCAAGGAAAAAGTAGCGGATTTGCAACAGAAATATCCCTTTTTGGATTTCGTGATAGCCAGTGAAGATGCCTCATTTACCTGTTCGGTTGTTGACAACATGACTGGCAGTATTGGCACTGCCCTGCTATTTACAACTTTAATTATCTGGTTTTTCATAGTCAGCTTGAAAGAGAGCCTGATTGTGGCCCTTTCCATGCCCCTTTCTTTTTTAATGACTTTCTCTTTGATGAAGGTAGCCGGGCTGGATCTGAACCTTATTACCCTTTCTTCATTGATCCTGGCCATCGGTATGGTAGTAGATAATGCTATCGTGGTAGTGGAGAATATCACCAGGCACCGGGTGGAGCTGGGTAAAGATGCCCTGAGGGCGGCCATTGATGGGACCGGAGAAATATTTCTCGGGGTGCTGGCCGGTACTACTACAACTCTCATCGTCATGGTACCCCTCCTGTTTATCCCCGGTTTTGTGGGGCGGGTTTTTGGCCCCATGGGGTTGACCCTCATCCTGGCCCTGGGTTCGTCATTTATTGTCGCTGTGACCATGATTCCCTTATTTACAGTGCTGTTGCAAGGACTGCGGTTTGCCTGGCTTGAAAAGTTCCTCGGTTTTTTGGCCTGGCCCTTTGTCCGCTTGATGGATGCCACCTGCGAATTTTATGTTTCCATATTACGGCATGCCCTTAGGTTGCGCTTGTTAACCGTAGGCCTGGCTGTTTTCCTGCTGATTATAGGTATCCGGATCCTGGGACTGATCGGTGTGGAGGTCTTGCCCAAGCTCGACGCTGGCTCCTTCTTTATCACCCTGGAAACCTCACCGGGAACCTCGCTGGCAGGGACCAGCGCCATTGTACGGCAGGTGGAAGAATTCCTGGCGGTAGAGCCCAGCGTTGTGACATATCATAGCAGCATAGGCTATGAGGCAGGGGCCCATTACCTGGGTGACAGCGGCGTCCAGGGCGTAACCAGGGCTTACATAACGGTCACCCTGACCAGCAGGAAAGAGCGCACGGAAGACATCTGGACTATTGAAGAAAGGTTGCGGGCCAAAATTGCCCGGCTGCCGGGGGTGCAGACATTTGTTGTTAAAGAAAGCGGTGGTACGGCCATAGCAACCACAAGGGCGCCAATTGATGTCCGCATAACCGGTAAGGACCCCGAGGTTTTAAATCACCTGGCGGAGGAGATTGCCGCTGCCCTGCAACAGGTACCCGGGGCTGTCAATATCTACCGGAGCTGGACCTTAACCACTCCGGAAATAGACTTAAAGATTGATGCCAAACGGGCAGCAGAGCTGGGCCTGACACCGCAGATGGTTTCCCGGCAGGTATTTGCGAACATTGAAGGGACCCGGGCCTCGAGCTTAAAAATGCCTAATCAGAAAGACACGGATATTCAGGTGCGGTATGCACCCGAAAACCGTGATTCCCTGGAAGAACTCTTAAATCTCCGCCTGACCACGCCGGCAGGAGTGCAGGTGCCATTAAAGGATCTGGCCAGTATAAGTTTGACCAGGGGAGCAGATGTAGTCACCCGGGAAAATCTCAACCAGACCGTCGATGTCCTGGGATTTACCTACGGCAGGCCTTTCAGTCATGTCATCGGCGACGTCGAACGCGTTTTAAAAAATATAAAGGTGCCGGACGGGTATGAAGTGACGATAACGGGCGAACAGGCCGATCTCAAAGAATCCGGTGCCGACCTGCGCTTCGCCCTGCTCTTGGCCGTGGTGGCGGTTTACCTGCTGCTGGTGGCCCAGTTCAGGTCCTTCTTGCACCCGCTGACTATTATGATCTCCATCCCTTTGATTGCCATTGGGGTCGCCCTGGCCCTGCTGTACAGCAACAAGCCCGTTTCCCTGCCGGTCATGTTTGGCTTTATCTTGCTGGCCGGTACGGTAGTCAATAATGCCATTCTCCTGGTGGACTACATCCTGCGTGCCCGTGAACAAGGAGCTGACCGGGAGACGGCTGTTATCCAGTCCGTTAAAACCCGCTTTCGCCCCATTATGATGACGGCCCTGTCCGACGTTGCCGGGATGCTGCCCCTGGCCCTGGAATGGGCCCTAGGGTCGGAACGTTTTTCACCCCTGGCCACCACCGTTATAGGTGGTATTTTAGCGGCGACCCTCCTGACCATGGTCGTAGTTCCCGTCATCTACTCCCTGTTTGATGATCTGGGAATCTTATTTGTCAGGAAAAAACAACACCCTGTTCCTGCTGTCATGAGCTCAATCACCAAATAA
- a CDS encoding efflux RND transporter periplasmic adaptor subunit, with protein sequence MASKVRLIGLLGKGVTFFLIGLVIYAGGRLTYNRVAALRTPPPAREEVGLPVKTVHVTSGPIEETLTYVGTVRSDHEVFLAAKITATILKQDAREGDFVRAGTPLVILDDRELVARTNTLQQKVASAKTNVAYWQKEVSRNKSLYEQGVIPAKQYEDARHALEQAEANLKEAEAMLEEAQVTLNNTTLNTPVDGVVTDVSGYAGDLAIPGKPLVTIADVNRLKVEVKLAEVELPKVQVGTKVMLQMRTGSVKPIISQISKIHPAADPVSRTTIVEIPLPGEVSKELRPGNSMDAKFILKQKKEAILVPRQAVMEDGGKAFVFAVIEGKVQRREIKKGITNNDYIEALDGVEKNTVVATTNLTELYDGRTVYLYDGGQEQ encoded by the coding sequence ATGGCAAGTAAAGTTAGATTGATCGGCTTGCTGGGAAAGGGAGTGACATTTTTTCTTATCGGCCTGGTGATTTATGCAGGTGGCAGGTTGACCTATAACCGGGTCGCAGCTTTGCGTACCCCACCGCCAGCGAGGGAGGAGGTAGGGCTACCGGTAAAAACGGTTCACGTGACTTCCGGGCCAATCGAGGAAACCCTTACCTATGTGGGGACCGTCCGTTCGGACCACGAGGTGTTTCTGGCTGCCAAAATAACGGCAACAATCCTTAAGCAGGACGCCAGGGAAGGAGACTTTGTGCGGGCGGGGACACCCCTGGTGATCCTCGATGACCGGGAGCTTGTTGCCCGAACCAATACTTTACAGCAAAAAGTAGCCAGCGCTAAAACGAACGTGGCTTACTGGCAGAAAGAAGTTTCCAGGAATAAATCCCTTTATGAGCAGGGCGTTATACCAGCCAAGCAATATGAAGATGCCCGGCACGCCCTGGAACAAGCTGAAGCTAATCTCAAAGAGGCTGAGGCTATGCTAGAGGAGGCCCAGGTTACCTTAAATAATACTACCTTGAACACCCCTGTGGATGGTGTTGTTACGGATGTGTCCGGTTATGCCGGTGATCTAGCCATCCCGGGCAAACCGCTGGTGACCATTGCCGATGTTAACCGCCTTAAAGTAGAGGTCAAGCTGGCGGAAGTGGAGCTGCCCAAAGTCCAGGTAGGTACCAAAGTCATGTTGCAGATGCGTACTGGCTCGGTAAAACCAATTATTTCCCAAATAAGCAAAATCCATCCGGCTGCCGACCCGGTTTCCCGTACAACCATAGTGGAAATCCCCTTACCGGGGGAGGTTAGCAAGGAGCTGAGGCCAGGCAACAGTATGGACGCAAAATTTATCCTGAAACAAAAAAAGGAAGCCATCCTGGTCCCCCGCCAGGCGGTAATGGAGGATGGCGGGAAAGCCTTCGTCTTTGCCGTCATCGAAGGCAAGGTCCAGCGCCGGGAAATTAAGAAAGGCATCACCAATAATGACTACATCGAAGCCCTGGATGGTGTGGAGAAAAATACCGTGGTGGCAACTACTAATTTAACGGAATTATATGATGGCCGTACTGTTTACCTCTACGACGGGGGGCAAGAGCAATGA